The following are from one region of the Deinococcus betulae genome:
- the rnr gene encoding ribonuclease R: MPKPKKAETVPGTANTGTEQSQTTPKRRKAASPAADAAPTPAKRRKTPVQPAEVEQAAPTRTPRAPRRTTKQPEPEAEVLAAAPAETLPAVTEPAPTPRVTPRRAKQKTAVAEAQQVEPVAEAQPEPQAVLPTPEPTESEPTSTPVPRKTRGRKAAQAASEPVTLTDAEPAVLTEPDPAPPAALPLTPPARRGRRKAADLATAAPAAETHPDAAETPQAEAPSITEALEPPPVPDPVILAVPKRRGGRRPKAALPDALLDEVLSGVEAVTPEAEARTEPVVETVPVTPLDPEPVTLPTKPRRGRRKAAEAATDVAEAPARPAAEPALPEPQTDEPASTAEASEEATANPERDIVVAQLRKLGRPVHVRDLERTFTRQTIQRLGNWRDLTDLLENLVDSGEVIRTRKKTYGLPEAMSLVRGRFQASSAGFGFVVPDSGGEDFYIPAEQTLEAWNGDIVLVRMEGRGDSRDDRGRGSSRRGQRGDGNPRASVVRIVQRAYKQLVGTLEYHHGHPILKPDDHRARHRILVLPEGLDGLEAGARVVTDLFWPENTGEDEVFGQVTRVLGEQDDPVTETEAVIVKFGLRGDFPDEVVEQAGAIPTQIPEEALVGRLDLRGFNIFTVDGRDAKDFDDAIHIQPTPEGTFVVGVHIADVSHYVQEGTPLDDEAYARATSVYLPGRVLPMLPEHLSNGVCSLVPYEDRLTMTAMVELSAEGEILKVQLAPSVINSKARLTYDEVQAYSEATATLPDHARHLEGDLHLLLKITTKLRQKRLREGALDFKLREVKVDVGPDGRMELIPIREETARGMIEDLMLLANKVVAHELLQREIPALFRIHEEPTLQRFQEVSGAIGRLGLAFPGGEPTPQAYQAVLKQVRGTPRESVVNTLLLRSMQQAKYAGENLGHFGLAFEEYLHFTSPIRRYPDLLVHRVLKGMLGGELKAGGREVAQLQARLPGMGDHTSERERAASEAERDLTKYYQAKWAQEHLGESFFGNVSGVVASGLFVALDNGVEGKLHISHLDDDYYVYLEDAQILRGRSRGRSYRLGDPVHVTIHAVNPLARQTDFTLADPESPDFRPGDIHQETDMDSPVKPRARRREDREQEKREKLQSVPVSEPKKFTLDDPSPRPTLSPSAGGARPSRGRSQGQGQGGAVQGQGGRPQGRTFGGVGMGGGRGPRRVITLERPRNEHLRPVNITVQRMYFGDWTLENMPPEEGQGGGGYSRSGGRPLSGRTERGGRGYTRGGSDRGAAGRVNGRTPNSGGRPQQANREEVRDEARAPVREAAAPQDSAAQANSEDAKRRRRRRGRRGNTSQG; this comes from the coding sequence ATGCCGAAACCGAAAAAAGCGGAAACGGTGCCGGGCACCGCGAATACCGGCACCGAGCAGAGTCAAACCACCCCGAAGCGGCGCAAGGCCGCGTCCCCCGCAGCAGATGCTGCCCCCACCCCGGCCAAGCGCCGGAAAACACCGGTCCAGCCGGCCGAAGTCGAGCAGGCGGCCCCAACCCGCACCCCCCGCGCGCCGCGCCGGACCACGAAACAGCCTGAGCCGGAAGCCGAAGTCCTTGCAGCGGCGCCGGCCGAGACGCTCCCTGCGGTCACCGAGCCGGCCCCGACCCCACGGGTCACCCCGCGCCGCGCCAAGCAAAAGACCGCTGTGGCCGAGGCGCAGCAGGTTGAACCTGTCGCCGAAGCCCAGCCTGAACCCCAGGCCGTGCTGCCCACGCCCGAACCCACCGAGTCAGAGCCGACCTCAACCCCCGTACCCCGCAAAACTCGGGGGCGGAAAGCAGCCCAGGCGGCTTCTGAGCCAGTGACGTTGACGGATGCGGAACCGGCCGTGTTGACCGAGCCAGACCCAGCGCCGCCAGCAGCTCTGCCCTTGACCCCACCAGCGCGCCGGGGGCGCCGCAAGGCCGCCGACCTAGCGACCGCCGCGCCAGCGGCGGAGACCCACCCAGACGCGGCCGAGACTCCCCAGGCCGAGGCCCCCAGCATCACCGAGGCGCTGGAGCCGCCGCCCGTGCCTGACCCCGTCATTCTGGCCGTGCCCAAGCGGCGCGGGGGGCGCAGGCCCAAGGCGGCCCTGCCCGACGCCCTGCTGGACGAGGTGCTCAGCGGCGTCGAAGCCGTCACCCCTGAGGCCGAGGCCCGCACGGAACCGGTCGTGGAGACGGTCCCCGTAACGCCCCTGGACCCCGAGCCCGTCACGCTGCCCACCAAGCCGCGCCGGGGCCGCCGTAAGGCTGCTGAGGCGGCCACAGACGTGGCCGAAGCCCCCGCCCGCCCGGCTGCTGAACCAGCTCTCCCCGAACCGCAGACCGATGAGCCTGCCAGCACCGCCGAAGCCTCAGAGGAGGCCACCGCCAACCCCGAGCGCGACATCGTGGTGGCACAGCTGCGCAAACTGGGCCGCCCGGTGCATGTCCGTGACCTGGAACGCACCTTTACTCGCCAGACCATTCAGCGTCTGGGGAACTGGCGTGACCTGACCGATCTGCTGGAAAACTTGGTGGACAGCGGCGAGGTCATCCGCACCCGCAAGAAAACTTATGGCCTACCGGAAGCCATGAGCCTGGTGCGCGGGCGCTTTCAGGCGTCATCGGCAGGCTTCGGCTTTGTGGTGCCCGACAGCGGCGGCGAGGACTTTTATATTCCGGCTGAGCAGACGCTGGAAGCCTGGAACGGCGACATCGTACTTGTGCGGATGGAAGGGCGCGGCGACAGCCGGGATGACCGGGGCCGAGGCAGTTCCCGCCGGGGCCAGCGCGGCGACGGCAACCCGCGGGCCAGCGTGGTGCGAATCGTACAGCGCGCCTACAAGCAGCTGGTGGGCACCCTGGAGTACCACCACGGCCACCCCATCCTGAAACCCGACGACCACCGTGCCCGCCACCGCATTCTGGTGCTGCCCGAGGGCCTGGACGGCCTGGAAGCCGGCGCCCGCGTGGTGACCGATCTGTTCTGGCCGGAAAACACCGGCGAAGACGAGGTCTTTGGCCAGGTCACGCGCGTGCTGGGCGAGCAGGACGACCCGGTCACCGAAACCGAAGCCGTGATCGTGAAGTTTGGCCTGCGCGGCGACTTCCCGGACGAAGTGGTGGAGCAGGCAGGCGCCATCCCCACTCAGATTCCCGAAGAAGCCCTGGTGGGCCGTCTGGACCTGCGCGGGTTCAACATCTTCACGGTGGACGGCCGCGACGCCAAAGACTTTGACGACGCCATTCACATTCAGCCCACGCCCGAAGGCACCTTTGTGGTCGGTGTGCATATCGCAGACGTCAGCCATTACGTGCAGGAAGGCACGCCGCTGGACGATGAAGCCTATGCCCGCGCCACCAGCGTCTACCTGCCGGGCCGTGTGCTGCCCATGCTGCCCGAACACCTGAGCAACGGCGTGTGCAGCCTGGTGCCCTACGAAGACCGCCTGACCATGACGGCGATGGTCGAGCTGTCCGCCGAGGGCGAGATTCTGAAGGTACAGCTGGCCCCCAGCGTCATCAATTCCAAGGCGCGGCTGACCTACGACGAGGTGCAGGCTTACAGCGAGGCCACCGCCACGCTGCCCGACCACGCCCGCCACCTAGAAGGCGACCTGCACCTGCTGCTGAAGATCACGACCAAGTTGCGTCAGAAGCGGCTGCGCGAAGGCGCGCTGGACTTTAAATTGCGGGAAGTCAAGGTGGATGTGGGCCCAGACGGGCGCATGGAACTCATTCCTATCCGCGAGGAAACGGCGCGCGGCATGATTGAGGACCTGATGCTGCTGGCCAACAAGGTCGTGGCTCACGAACTCCTCCAGCGCGAGATTCCGGCGCTGTTCCGCATCCACGAAGAGCCCACCCTGCAGCGCTTTCAGGAGGTCAGCGGCGCCATCGGACGGCTGGGCCTGGCCTTTCCGGGCGGCGAACCGACCCCGCAGGCCTACCAGGCAGTGCTCAAGCAGGTGCGCGGCACCCCCCGCGAGAGCGTGGTGAACACGCTGCTGCTGCGCTCGATGCAGCAGGCGAAGTACGCCGGAGAGAACCTGGGGCACTTCGGGCTGGCGTTTGAGGAGTACCTGCACTTCACCTCGCCCATTCGCCGTTATCCCGACTTGCTGGTTCACCGTGTCCTGAAAGGGATGCTGGGCGGCGAACTGAAAGCGGGAGGCCGCGAAGTCGCGCAGCTTCAGGCCCGCCTGCCCGGCATGGGCGACCACACCAGTGAGCGCGAGCGCGCCGCCAGCGAAGCCGAGCGCGACCTGACCAAGTACTACCAGGCCAAGTGGGCGCAGGAACACCTGGGCGAGTCGTTCTTCGGCAACGTGTCGGGTGTGGTCGCCAGCGGCCTGTTCGTGGCGCTGGACAACGGCGTGGAAGGCAAACTGCACATTTCCCACCTGGACGACGACTACTACGTCTATCTGGAAGACGCGCAGATTCTGCGTGGGCGCAGCCGGGGCCGCAGTTACCGCCTGGGCGACCCGGTTCACGTCACCATTCACGCCGTCAACCCCCTGGCCCGGCAAACCGACTTCACCCTGGCCGACCCCGAGAGCCCGGACTTCCGACCCGGCGACATTCATCAGGAGACCGATATGGATTCACCCGTTAAGCCGCGCGCCCGCCGCCGCGAGGACCGCGAGCAGGAAAAGCGCGAGAAGTTGCAGAGCGTGCCCGTCAGCGAGCCCAAGAAATTCACGCTGGACGACCCCTCACCCCGGCCCACCCTCTCGCCCTCAGCCGGTGGCGCGCGGCCCAGCCGGGGCCGCAGCCAGGGGCAAGGGCAGGGCGGCGCTGTCCAGGGTCAAGGAGGCCGCCCACAGGGCCGCACCTTCGGCGGGGTCGGCATGGGCGGGGGCCGGGGGCCCCGGCGCGTGATTACCCTGGAGCGCCCGCGTAACGAACATCTGCGCCCGGTGAACATCACCGTGCAGCGCATGTACTTTGGCGACTGGACCCTGGAGAACATGCCGCCCGAGGAAGGTCAGGGCGGCGGAGGCTACAGCCGCAGTGGGGGCCGTCCCCTGAGCGGCCGGACCGAACGCGGTGGGCGGGGCTACACGCGCGGCGGCAGTGACCGGGGCGCCGCAGGCCGGGTCAACGGGCGCACCCCGAACAGTGGGGGCCGGCCCCAGCAGGCCAACCGTGAGGAAGTGCGTGACGAGGCCCGCGCCCCTGTGCGCGAAGCCGCCGCCCCGCAGGACAGCGCCGCCCAGGCCAACAGCGAGGACGCCAAGCGCCGCCGCCGCCGCCGGGGCCGCCGGGGCAACACCAGCCAGGGCTAA
- a CDS encoding exodeoxyribonuclease III, which produces MTQAATLKVTTLNLNGLRSALRRGLRDWLTQEAPDVLLLQEVRADPMPDALADLGYSGAWFPAQKAGYSGVAILARQPLSDVRVGLPHAELDAEGRVLSAVVGGVRFASVYLPSGSSRPERQGFKERILEDYQAWTAALLAEGRPLILGGDYNIAHQNLDLKNWRSNGKSSGFLPQEREWMTRHLACGLTDTHRACLGEAAAYTWWSNRAGAYANDVGWRIDYLLGAGVEVSGVQAHRDARLSDHAPLSGWVHLPEA; this is translated from the coding sequence ATGACACAGGCCGCAACACTCAAGGTCACCACCCTGAATCTCAATGGACTGCGCAGCGCCCTGCGCCGGGGCCTGCGCGACTGGCTGACCCAGGAAGCGCCGGACGTGCTGCTCCTTCAGGAGGTGCGCGCCGACCCCATGCCAGACGCCCTGGCGGACCTGGGCTACAGCGGGGCGTGGTTTCCGGCGCAGAAGGCCGGCTACAGCGGCGTGGCGATCCTGGCGCGCCAGCCGCTCAGTGACGTGCGCGTGGGCCTGCCCCACGCCGAGCTGGACGCCGAGGGCCGCGTGCTGAGTGCGGTGGTGGGCGGCGTGCGATTTGCCAGCGTATACCTGCCCAGCGGCAGCAGCCGCCCTGAGCGGCAGGGCTTCAAGGAGCGCATTCTGGAGGACTATCAGGCCTGGACGGCCGCCCTGCTGGCCGAGGGGCGGCCCCTCATTCTTGGCGGCGACTACAACATTGCCCACCAGAACCTCGACCTCAAGAACTGGCGCAGCAACGGCAAAAGCAGCGGCTTTCTGCCGCAGGAGCGCGAGTGGATGACCCGTCACCTGGCCTGCGGCCTGACCGACACCCACCGCGCCTGCCTGGGCGAGGCGGCGGCGTACACCTGGTGGAGCAACCGTGCAGGCGCCTATGCCAACGATGTCGGCTGGCGCATTGATTACCTGCTGGGCGCGGGGGTGGAGGTCAGCGGCGTTCAGGCGCACCGGGACGCCCGCCTGAGTGACCACGCGCCGCTGAGCGGCTGGGTCCACCTGCCTGAAGCGTAA